Proteins from a genomic interval of Bradyrhizobium sp. CCGB01:
- a CDS encoding GNAT family N-acetyltransferase gives MAATVRDNKDSSRFELDVGNEIAFANYRLTPSAVIITHTETPRALRGRGIASELIKGALDLIRRDGRKVIAGCGFVVDYLDRHPEDADLVA, from the coding sequence ATGGCGGCAACGGTACGGGACAACAAGGACAGCAGTCGCTTCGAGCTCGATGTCGGCAACGAAATCGCCTTCGCCAATTACCGGCTCACGCCGTCGGCCGTGATCATCACCCACACCGAGACGCCGCGCGCGCTCCGCGGCCGCGGCATTGCATCCGAGCTGATCAAGGGTGCGCTGGACCTGATCCGCCGCGACGGCAGGAAGGTGATCGCCGGCTGCGGCTTCGTCGTCGACTATCTCGACAGGCATCCGGAAGATGCGGACCTCGTCGCCTGA
- a CDS encoding DUF2189 domain-containing protein — MATLYQGNVPTVGQTAKAAGPVIRTIQISDLHDALRRGWEDFKAVPSHAIILCVIYPVLGLVLARAVMGYSVLPLLFPLAAGFALIGPFAALGLYELSSRRERYEEASAWDAMEVLRSPSFGAMLGLGTLLLALFVTWVATAQAIYIAAFGYEGATGISDFMTLTSRQGWWLIVVGCGTGFLFALAALCISAVSFPLMLDRHAGAFEAMVTSLRVVAKNPVPMLAWGLIVAVLLALGTIPAFLGLAVVIPLLGHATWHLYRKVIASEPGARPVPPPPHRPRKPAADFPANLFPWRNRTDA, encoded by the coding sequence ATGGCCACACTCTACCAGGGCAATGTCCCCACCGTGGGCCAGACCGCCAAGGCGGCTGGACCGGTGATCCGCACCATCCAAATCTCCGATCTGCACGACGCGCTCAGGCGGGGCTGGGAAGATTTCAAGGCGGTGCCGAGCCACGCCATCATCCTCTGCGTGATCTATCCGGTGCTGGGCCTCGTGCTCGCCCGCGCGGTGATGGGCTATTCGGTGCTGCCGCTGTTGTTCCCGCTGGCCGCAGGCTTCGCGCTGATCGGCCCGTTCGCCGCCCTCGGTCTCTATGAGCTCTCCAGCCGGCGCGAACGCTATGAAGAGGCCAGCGCCTGGGATGCCATGGAGGTGCTGCGCTCGCCATCGTTCGGCGCCATGCTCGGTCTCGGCACACTGCTGCTCGCGCTGTTCGTGACCTGGGTTGCGACCGCGCAGGCGATCTATATCGCGGCGTTCGGCTATGAGGGCGCGACCGGGATCTCTGATTTCATGACACTCACCAGCCGGCAAGGCTGGTGGCTGATCGTGGTCGGCTGCGGCACCGGCTTCCTGTTCGCGCTTGCCGCGCTCTGCATCAGCGCCGTGTCGTTCCCCTTGATGCTCGACCGCCATGCCGGCGCGTTCGAGGCGATGGTGACGTCGCTGCGCGTCGTCGCCAAGAACCCGGTGCCGATGTTGGCCTGGGGCCTGATCGTCGCGGTGCTGCTGGCGCTCGGCACGATCCCGGCGTTCCTCGGCCTTGCCGTGGTGATCCCCCTGCTCGGCCATGCCACCTGGCACCTCTACCGCAAGGTGATCGCCTCGGAGCCCGGTGCACGTCCAGTGCCGCCCCCGCCGCATCGCCCGCGCAAGCCGGCCGCCGACTTCCCCGCCAACCTCTTCCCCTGGAGGAATCGGACGGACGCCTGA
- a CDS encoding acyl-CoA synthetase, whose translation MQPLRMSRRVMNLAHMLTQNARRHGARSGFVWGDKSWTWREIDAQVSALAAALAARGIVKGDRILVHSKNGDEMFFSMFAAFRLGAVWVPTNFRLMPDEVTYLAQASGAKAFLCHVDFPEHAAAVKGGALEFTWSIDGKASFGERSVADAIASQAGASVTNVDVEHDDPCWFFFTSGTTGRSKAAVLTHGQMGFVVTNHLADLTPGVTEEDASLVVAPLSHGAGVHQLVQTARGVRTVLLPTEKFDIDEAFRLIEAHRVSNLFTVPTILKMMVEHPAADKYDHSSLRHVIYAGAPMYREDQKAALKKLGKVIVQYFGLGEVTGNITVLPAALHDPEDGPYAKIGTCGFERTGMQVSIQDDEGRELAANQSGEICVIGPAVLAGYYDNPEANAKAFRNGWFRTGDLGHMDEEGFVYITGRASDMYISGGSNIYPREIEEKILTHPAVGEVAVLGVPDATWGEVGVAVCVAREGEKPVSEAEMAAFLLPKVPRYKMPKRFFFWEALPKSGYGKIPKRMVRDELEARGLLDLDKKQAG comes from the coding sequence ATGCAGCCCCTGCGCATGTCCCGCCGCGTCATGAATCTCGCTCACATGCTGACGCAGAATGCGCGGCGGCATGGGGCGCGTTCCGGTTTCGTCTGGGGGGACAAATCCTGGACGTGGCGTGAGATCGACGCGCAGGTTTCGGCGCTGGCGGCTGCGCTCGCCGCGCGCGGCATCGTCAAGGGTGACCGCATCCTCGTCCATTCCAAGAATGGCGACGAGATGTTCTTCTCGATGTTCGCCGCGTTCCGGCTCGGTGCGGTCTGGGTCCCCACCAATTTCCGCCTGATGCCGGACGAGGTCACCTATCTCGCGCAGGCCTCCGGCGCCAAGGCGTTTCTGTGCCACGTCGATTTTCCCGAGCATGCCGCGGCCGTGAAGGGCGGCGCGCTGGAATTCACATGGAGCATCGACGGCAAGGCATCGTTCGGGGAGCGCTCGGTGGCCGATGCCATCGCTTCGCAAGCCGGCGCAAGCGTTACGAACGTCGACGTCGAGCACGACGATCCCTGCTGGTTCTTCTTCACCTCGGGCACCACGGGCCGCTCCAAGGCGGCGGTGCTGACCCATGGCCAGATGGGCTTTGTCGTCACCAACCATCTCGCCGATCTCACCCCCGGCGTCACGGAAGAGGACGCATCGCTGGTGGTGGCGCCGCTGTCGCATGGCGCCGGCGTGCATCAGCTGGTGCAGACCGCGCGGGGCGTGCGCACCGTGCTGCTGCCGACCGAGAAATTCGACATCGATGAGGCCTTCCGCCTGATCGAGGCCCATCGCGTCAGCAATCTCTTCACGGTGCCGACGATCCTGAAGATGATGGTCGAGCACCCCGCCGCGGATAAATACGATCACTCCTCGCTGCGTCACGTGATCTATGCCGGCGCGCCGATGTATCGCGAGGACCAGAAGGCCGCGCTGAAGAAGCTCGGCAAGGTCATCGTGCAATATTTCGGCCTCGGCGAGGTCACCGGCAACATCACTGTGCTGCCGGCGGCGCTCCACGATCCCGAGGACGGGCCGTACGCGAAGATCGGCACCTGCGGCTTCGAGCGCACCGGCATGCAGGTCTCGATCCAGGATGACGAGGGCCGCGAGCTCGCGGCCAACCAGAGCGGCGAGATCTGCGTGATCGGGCCTGCCGTACTTGCCGGCTATTACGACAACCCCGAAGCCAATGCGAAGGCGTTCCGCAACGGCTGGTTCCGCACCGGCGATCTCGGCCACATGGACGAGGAGGGGTTCGTCTATATCACGGGACGTGCCTCCGACATGTACATCTCCGGCGGCTCCAACATCTATCCGCGCGAGATCGAAGAAAAGATCCTGACCCATCCCGCGGTCGGCGAGGTCGCCGTGCTCGGCGTGCCCGATGCGACCTGGGGCGAGGTCGGGGTCGCCGTCTGCGTCGCGCGCGAAGGCGAGAAGCCCGTGAGTGAGGCGGAGATGGCGGCGTTCCTGTTGCCGAAGGTGCCGCGCTACAAGATGCCGAAGCGCTTCTTCTTCTGGGAGGCCTTGCCGAAATCCGGTTACGGCAAGATTCCAAAACGCATGGTGCGTGACGAGCTCGAGGCGCGCGGGCTGCTCGATCTCGACAAGAAGCAGGCAGGCTGA
- a CDS encoding GNAT family N-acetyltransferase: MSDVIDNKDHHRFELEVEGHLATEHYKLDGNFITFEHTDVPKELGGKGVGSKLVQGALDHVRAAGLKLIPECPFVKAWIEKHPEYQDLVKR; this comes from the coding sequence ATGAGCGACGTCATCGACAACAAGGACCATCACCGCTTCGAGCTTGAGGTCGAGGGCCATCTTGCGACCGAGCATTACAAGCTCGACGGCAATTTCATCACCTTCGAGCACACTGACGTCCCCAAGGAGCTCGGCGGCAAGGGCGTCGGCTCGAAACTGGTGCAAGGCGCACTCGACCACGTCCGCGCGGCCGGATTGAAACTGATCCCGGAATGCCCGTTCGTGAAGGCATGGATCGAGAAGCATCCGGAATACCAGGACCTGGTGAAGAGATGA
- a CDS encoding PCC domain-containing protein, with protein MRSIKQPGTPVSERIQWVEARGRAFAFRLEAGLPLLEAARRGFAAEGFAGGVLNFGSAALGPFAYVMPALSKTAENAAFYSDTFRPSGVTRTRLGSMTLGTRDGAPFFHCHGLWTEADGKTSGGHMLPDETDVAEPFVVEAFGVDGAMFTAEPDPETNFKLFGPVAAASTGARATSRAFALRLRPNQDFAGCLEAFCRAHGIARAKIHGGVGSTIGARFTHGGVTVPFATELAITAGVIAPGASGALEAALDVALIDYTGGIAEGRLIRGDNPVLMTMELVLEVLG; from the coding sequence ATGCGGAGTATCAAGCAGCCGGGCACGCCAGTCAGCGAGCGCATCCAATGGGTGGAGGCGAGGGGGCGCGCCTTCGCGTTCAGGCTCGAAGCAGGGCTGCCGCTGCTCGAAGCCGCGCGGCGTGGTTTTGCGGCGGAGGGGTTTGCCGGCGGCGTGCTGAATTTTGGCAGCGCTGCGCTCGGACCGTTCGCATACGTGATGCCGGCGCTGTCGAAGACAGCTGAGAACGCGGCGTTCTACAGCGACACTTTCCGCCCTAGCGGCGTGACGCGCACCAGGCTCGGCAGCATGACGCTGGGCACGCGCGACGGCGCGCCGTTCTTTCATTGCCATGGGCTGTGGACCGAGGCGGACGGCAAGACGAGCGGCGGCCACATGCTGCCGGATGAGACTGATGTCGCCGAGCCGTTCGTGGTCGAGGCCTTTGGCGTCGATGGCGCGATGTTCACGGCCGAGCCTGACCCGGAGACCAATTTCAAGCTGTTCGGGCCAGTCGCGGCCGCGAGCACCGGCGCGCGCGCCACCAGCCGCGCCTTCGCACTGCGGCTGCGTCCCAATCAGGATTTTGCCGGCTGTCTCGAAGCGTTCTGCCGCGCGCACGGCATCGCGCGTGCGAAGATCCACGGCGGAGTCGGCTCGACCATCGGCGCGCGCTTCACCCATGGCGGCGTGACCGTACCGTTCGCGACGGAGCTTGCGATAACGGCCGGCGTGATCGCGCCGGGAGCTTCCGGCGCGCTGGAAGCCGCGCTCGATGTTGCCCTGATCGACTACACCGGCGGCATTGCGGAGGGCCGTTTGATCCGCGGCGACAATCCTGTGCTGATGACCATGGAGCTGGTGCTCGAGGTGTTAGGCTAG
- a CDS encoding DUF3597 domain-containing protein codes for MSIFGKIMGAIFGSHPASAAPAGSAPSGSAPASAAPGGAAPAGAPASTVDVAAIVDAAVAAHKGEKLEWRTSIVDLMKALDIDSSLAARKDLAKELGYSGDTNDSASMNVWLHKQVMSKLAANGGKLPPEIKH; via the coding sequence ATGAGCATTTTCGGGAAAATCATGGGCGCGATCTTCGGCAGCCATCCAGCTTCCGCCGCACCTGCAGGCAGCGCACCGTCGGGCAGCGCGCCCGCTAGCGCCGCGCCGGGCGGAGCAGCGCCTGCCGGCGCGCCTGCGTCGACAGTGGACGTTGCTGCGATCGTCGATGCGGCCGTGGCCGCGCACAAGGGCGAGAAGCTGGAATGGCGCACCTCGATCGTCGACCTCATGAAGGCGCTCGACATCGATTCCAGCCTCGCCGCGCGCAAGGATCTCGCCAAGGAGCTCGGCTATAGCGGCGACACCAACGATTCCGCGAGCATGAACGTCTGGCTGCACAAGCAGGTGATGTCCAAGCTCGCCGCCAATGGCGGCAAGCTCCCGCCCGAGATCAAGCACTGA
- a CDS encoding SPW repeat protein, with amino-acid sequence MSDFGFLNTHRTWEDWCGMLLGALIVVSPWFPIQEQPPIAGHQMMILNAVAVGLVVFGLSQLEYVALQRWQEVTTILIGLWLIASPYVIGYSGEGYLRVYHTSLGAVVVLLGVLQLWQDWDLSDQDMLRHGQ; translated from the coding sequence ATGTCGGACTTTGGTTTCTTGAATACTCATCGAACGTGGGAAGATTGGTGCGGGATGTTGCTCGGCGCACTGATCGTCGTTTCGCCGTGGTTTCCCATCCAGGAACAACCGCCGATCGCCGGACACCAGATGATGATCCTGAATGCGGTCGCGGTCGGCCTTGTCGTGTTTGGCCTCAGCCAGCTCGAATATGTCGCGCTGCAGCGCTGGCAAGAGGTGACGACAATACTGATCGGGCTGTGGCTCATCGCCTCGCCCTATGTCATCGGCTATTCCGGCGAAGGCTATCTTCGCGTCTATCATACGAGCCTCGGCGCGGTGGTGGTGCTCCTCGGCGTGCTCCAGCTGTGGCAGGACTGGGACCTGAGTGACCAGGACATGCTCAGGCACGGGCAATAG
- a CDS encoding lytic murein transglycosylase — MTPTISRLALAAFALSASILSAQPALAAVACGSGNFDAWLADFKTDAAAKGISQQAITAGLAGVTLDQSVLNRDRSQKVFTQTFEEFSGRMVPPRMTRGSNMMKQYGSVLSRIEQTYGVPGEVLVAIWGLETDFGVNTGKFATIRSLATLAYDCRRSDQFRAELLDALRIVQRGDLAPADMKGAWAGELGQTQFMPSSWMKYAVDFDGNGKRDLLHNAPDVLASTANYLAGYGWQRGKDWQPGAPNFAVLQQWNKSEVYSKTVASFATQLARAP; from the coding sequence ATGACCCCGACGATTTCTCGTCTCGCTCTCGCAGCCTTCGCCCTCTCCGCATCCATCCTGTCCGCCCAGCCAGCCCTTGCCGCTGTCGCCTGTGGCTCGGGCAATTTCGACGCCTGGCTCGCGGACTTCAAAACCGACGCCGCGGCCAAAGGCATCTCGCAGCAGGCCATCACCGCGGGGCTTGCCGGCGTGACGCTCGATCAGAGCGTGCTCAATCGCGACCGCTCGCAAAAGGTCTTCACCCAGACGTTCGAAGAGTTTTCCGGCCGGATGGTGCCGCCGCGGATGACGCGCGGCTCCAACATGATGAAGCAATACGGCTCGGTGCTCTCCCGCATCGAGCAGACCTACGGCGTGCCGGGCGAGGTGCTGGTCGCGATCTGGGGTCTCGAGACCGATTTCGGCGTCAACACCGGCAAGTTCGCGACCATTCGCTCGCTGGCGACGCTGGCCTATGATTGCCGCCGTTCCGACCAGTTTCGCGCAGAGCTGCTGGATGCGCTGCGCATCGTCCAGCGCGGCGACCTCGCACCGGCCGACATGAAGGGCGCCTGGGCCGGCGAGCTCGGCCAGACCCAGTTCATGCCGTCGTCCTGGATGAAATACGCCGTCGATTTCGACGGCAACGGCAAGCGCGACCTCCTGCACAACGCGCCGGACGTGCTCGCCTCCACCGCCAATTATCTTGCCGGCTATGGCTGGCAGCGCGGCAAGGATTGGCAGCCCGGCGCTCCGAATTTCGCAGTGCTGCAGCAGTGGAATAAGAGCGAGGTCTACTCCAAGACGGTCGCCTCGTTCGCGACCCAGCTCGCGCGCGCCCCTTAG
- a CDS encoding DUF3828 domain-containing protein: protein MLTRRTFVAASLLATVSPAFAVMPVSSDPIAILTAIYTRAAKGKGDGGGGFVIENKAAKAQYLSKALVALWARADAHTPKGDVGPVDFDPVTNSQEPDVKSFKVDAEKIEADKATIAVTITGHRNDRKPADLIVRYDFVREANSWRIDDIKGSSDGEAWSIRKMLTDSLKS from the coding sequence ATGCTCACCCGTCGGACCTTCGTCGCCGCCTCTCTGCTTGCCACCGTCTCCCCCGCATTCGCCGTAATGCCTGTCTCCAGCGATCCCATCGCGATCCTGACCGCGATCTACACCCGCGCGGCCAAGGGCAAGGGCGACGGCGGCGGCGGCTTCGTCATCGAGAACAAGGCGGCCAAGGCGCAATATCTCTCCAAGGCGCTGGTCGCGCTGTGGGCCAGGGCGGACGCGCATACGCCGAAGGGCGACGTCGGGCCGGTCGATTTCGATCCCGTCACCAATTCGCAGGAACCGGACGTAAAATCGTTCAAGGTTGACGCCGAGAAGATCGAGGCCGACAAGGCGACGATCGCGGTGACCATCACCGGCCACCGCAACGACCGCAAACCCGCCGATCTGATCGTGCGTTACGACTTCGTGCGCGAGGCCAATAGCTGGCGGATCGACGACATCAAGGGCTCGTCCGACGGCGAGGCCTGGTCGATCCGCAAGATGCTGACGGACTCGCTGAAGAGCTGA